A window from Kovacikia minuta CCNUW1 encodes these proteins:
- a CDS encoding S-layer homology domain-containing protein, whose product MNFSRIVTIVTLCSLSGVSFVGGFLGIFSSHSNNPSPPDDDKDATKPDPKTQKAKLKSQTAIATPEKLPNQQPHKAKKQQPSKGTAQKRTTQKLAKLPLTSSLSLPSTMEGNQKSQRQRSSSNPVWNRTKFTRSTGAIAAPETISSTQSVSARQEQPSTDATLAFMVPLKDIEGHWAQYYIENLASRGVVHGFPDGSFRPNQQITPSEFATITRNAFQGSSAAPTYYDLQFHTSEGVATRADAAAYVYQVLSKSEPALSVTRVEVNGEVAHPGAYSLAAASDPRLGRGNNFPTVSRAIQQAGGSLASADLRQVEVHRLTEMGTKRVIKVDIQKMRQTGDRTQDLVLQQDDKLVIPTAVSKAQPAISSPEKLSKFSKPTQPTPQPLKAESQLLEINTN is encoded by the coding sequence GATGATGACAAAGATGCAACGAAACCTGATCCAAAGACTCAGAAAGCAAAACTGAAATCGCAAACTGCGATCGCAACCCCAGAAAAATTACCCAATCAACAACCCCATAAAGCCAAAAAACAGCAGCCATCAAAGGGTACTGCTCAAAAAAGAACTACTCAGAAGCTTGCAAAATTACCGTTGACATCATCCCTTTCCCTACCTTCTACGATGGAAGGCAATCAAAAGTCGCAGCGTCAACGATCGTCCTCTAATCCGGTGTGGAACCGAACCAAATTTACGCGAAGCACGGGGGCAATTGCTGCTCCAGAAACGATTTCATCAACCCAATCGGTTAGTGCCAGACAGGAGCAACCGTCAACGGATGCAACGCTGGCTTTCATGGTGCCCTTGAAGGACATTGAAGGCCATTGGGCTCAATATTACATTGAAAATCTGGCTTCCAGGGGCGTGGTTCACGGGTTTCCGGATGGCAGTTTTCGCCCCAATCAGCAGATCACCCCCAGTGAGTTTGCGACCATCACCCGAAATGCTTTTCAAGGCTCATCTGCGGCTCCTACCTATTATGATTTGCAATTCCATACATCGGAAGGGGTGGCAACTCGGGCAGACGCGGCAGCCTATGTTTATCAGGTTCTATCGAAATCTGAACCCGCTTTATCCGTAACCAGGGTTGAGGTGAATGGTGAAGTGGCGCATCCGGGTGCCTATTCTCTGGCAGCAGCGAGCGATCCTCGATTGGGCAGGGGAAACAACTTTCCCACCGTATCCCGTGCCATTCAGCAGGCAGGAGGTAGCCTCGCTTCAGCCGACTTGCGCCAGGTTGAGGTTCACCGGCTCACAGAAATGGGAACCAAACGGGTGATTAAGGTAGATATCCAAAAAATGCGGCAAACGGGCGATCGCACCCAGGATTTGGTGTTGCAACAGGATGACAAACTGGTCATTCCAACGGCTGTGTCTAAAGCCCAGCCCGCAATTTCGTCACCAGAAAAACTATCGAAGTTCTCAAAACCAACTCAACCAACTCCTCAACCTCTGAAAGCAGAATCTCAATTACTTGAGATAAATACAAATTGA
- a CDS encoding IS630 family transposase: MQGHFPEELEIDSALWTRRAVQDLIEQQCGVEMPIRTVGLYLWRWGYSPQKPLKRAYEQDPEAVEEWLEHTYPSIEHRAKTEGAEIALGDESGLRSDAQAGRGYAPIGETPEIHLSQKQRVRVNFIASVSNQGNIRFMLYTSKFTQAVFLTFLERLIAKRERKLFWIVDQHPVHRGGQVQQWLAAHKQEIELFLLPSYSPELNPTEYLNGDVKQGVHSKPPSRNLAQMKQRIISHLSKLQKLPARIVKYFEHPFIAYASNKMQAQLVPG, encoded by the coding sequence ATGCAAGGACATTTTCCTGAGGAATTAGAGATTGATAGTGCCCTCTGGACCCGCCGAGCAGTTCAAGACTTGATTGAGCAGCAGTGTGGGGTTGAGATGCCGATCCGGACGGTGGGGTTGTATTTGTGGCGCTGGGGCTACAGTCCCCAGAAACCGCTCAAACGAGCTTATGAGCAAGACCCAGAAGCCGTAGAGGAGTGGTTAGAGCACACCTACCCGAGCATTGAGCACCGTGCCAAAACTGAAGGAGCCGAGATTGCCTTGGGGGATGAGTCAGGACTGCGCTCAGATGCTCAAGCAGGACGAGGATATGCACCGATTGGAGAAACGCCTGAGATTCATCTGAGTCAGAAGCAACGAGTGCGAGTCAACTTCATTGCCAGCGTCAGCAACCAGGGTAATATTCGCTTTATGCTCTACACCAGCAAGTTCACACAAGCCGTGTTTTTGACATTTCTGGAGCGGCTGATTGCCAAGCGAGAGCGCAAATTGTTTTGGATTGTAGACCAACATCCGGTACATCGCGGCGGCCAAGTGCAGCAATGGTTAGCAGCGCACAAACAGGAGATTGAACTGTTTTTGTTGCCATCTTACTCACCGGAACTCAATCCCACCGAGTATCTCAATGGTGATGTCAAACAGGGAGTTCACTCGAAGCCACCGTCTCGCAATCTGGCTCAAATGAAGCAACGAATCATTTCTCATCTCAGCAAGTTGCAGAAGTTACCAGCACGAATTGTCAAGTATTTTGAGCATCCGTTCATTGCCTATGCATCAAACAAGATGCAAGCTCAATTAGTGCCGGGTTAA
- a CDS encoding helix-turn-helix domain-containing protein → MNKPDARLLDPNTQDYLRQQAIRLRQQGKRFVDIASYLGVHRNTVSDWWQQYQEMGEVALHQQQRGRKVGVGRSLSLE, encoded by the coding sequence ATGAATAAACCAGATGCCCGACTACTCGATCCAAATACTCAAGACTATCTCAGGCAACAAGCGATTCGACTGCGCCAGCAAGGGAAGCGATTTGTGGATATAGCCAGCTACTTAGGGGTACACCGCAACACCGTTTCAGATTGGTGGCAGCAGTACCAAGAAATGGGAGAAGTTGCCCTCCATCAGCAGCAACGCGGACGCAAAGTAGGGGTTGGACGCAGCTTGAGCTTGGAGTAA
- a CDS encoding serine/threonine protein kinase, protein MMDRVLVDRYEIRKQLGKKPGRQTLLAWDRQVKNLVVIKLLSFSQEFVWDDLKLFEREAETLRTLSHSAIPQYLDFFEVTLPHAHSFALVQSYVEGDSLESHLKSGQTFSELDVKQLAVSLLEILVYLHDRQPPVIHRDIKPSNILLRNRSGNSIGDVYLVDFGSVQTLAATEGGTITIVGTFGYMPPEQFGGRTVPASDLYGLGATLIYVATGRHPADIPQKQLKLQFESLTTLSSELTQWLARLVEPGLDERFVSAAAALQKANSLNTHQKVYIEQPAAEITLTPITKPPSSRIELSKSANLLTIQFPQTLSKRTHSPSPLFKNVPVWFTVGLMLAFINPALPVSLLPLWISGVCLEQIILRFFRRPLTKCNSLRIDQHQITLNLYEQDKLKTSIFSPRQKITGLEYRIGDEGCYALTIWADKQYELSSRDSLSAQELQWLAYELGRWLDLPIQQTKQHLPLPIALFRKGVPEILPSQAVVEKPIDSKIVLLKRPGWIDILIPFNSSQNTDGYTRLYIDHQQIHQTSAFKKDPLPSLRMAINAIEYHSHSDNSDGFLRVWAGRQRYDLGEDGSLSAAELDWLAYELSQWLGLPVYRT, encoded by the coding sequence ATGATGGATCGCGTGCTGGTCGATCGCTACGAAATCCGTAAGCAACTGGGCAAGAAACCTGGACGCCAAACTCTGCTGGCATGGGATCGACAAGTCAAGAATCTAGTAGTTATAAAGTTACTCAGTTTTAGTCAGGAATTTGTTTGGGATGACCTGAAATTATTTGAGCGAGAAGCAGAAACCTTACGCACACTCTCCCATTCAGCGATTCCGCAGTACCTGGATTTTTTTGAAGTGACTTTACCCCACGCCCACAGTTTTGCACTCGTTCAAAGCTATGTAGAGGGAGATTCACTGGAATCGCACTTAAAATCAGGGCAGACATTTAGCGAGCTGGACGTAAAACAACTTGCTGTGTCGCTGTTGGAAATTCTGGTTTACTTACACGATCGCCAACCACCCGTTATCCATCGGGATATCAAACCTAGCAACATTCTGTTGAGAAACCGCTCTGGAAATTCGATTGGTGATGTCTATCTGGTGGATTTTGGTTCTGTGCAAACTCTAGCTGCAACCGAAGGCGGAACAATTACAATCGTTGGCACCTTTGGCTACATGCCTCCAGAACAATTTGGCGGGCGTACCGTTCCTGCATCGGATTTGTACGGGCTAGGTGCAACACTGATTTATGTGGCAACGGGAAGACATCCTGCCGATATTCCTCAGAAGCAACTGAAGTTACAATTCGAGTCCTTAACTACGCTGAGTTCTGAGTTGACCCAGTGGTTAGCACGTTTGGTAGAACCAGGTCTGGATGAACGGTTTGTATCAGCGGCGGCAGCATTGCAAAAAGCAAACAGCCTTAATACACATCAAAAGGTGTACATTGAACAACCTGCGGCAGAAATTACACTCACTCCGATCACTAAACCTCCTAGCAGTCGAATTGAGTTATCAAAATCAGCAAATCTGCTGACCATTCAATTTCCTCAAACATTATCCAAACGAACTCATTCACCATCCCCACTATTCAAAAACGTTCCTGTTTGGTTTACTGTCGGTCTAATGCTTGCTTTCATCAATCCGGCTTTACCAGTTTCTCTTTTGCCTCTGTGGATCAGTGGCGTCTGTCTAGAGCAAATTATTTTAAGGTTCTTCAGACGACCTCTCACCAAATGCAACAGTCTCAGAATTGATCAGCACCAAATTACCCTTAACCTTTACGAACAGGACAAACTCAAAACGTCAATTTTTAGCCCTCGTCAAAAGATCACGGGTCTGGAGTACCGTATCGGTGATGAAGGCTGTTACGCATTAACTATCTGGGCAGATAAGCAGTATGAGTTGAGCAGTCGTGACTCACTCTCTGCCCAAGAGTTGCAGTGGCTAGCCTATGAACTCGGAAGGTGGTTGGATCTACCTATTCAACAAACTAAGCAGCACCTACCATTGCCCATCGCCCTGTTTCGCAAAGGAGTACCAGAGATTCTTCCATCTCAAGCTGTTGTCGAAAAACCGATCGACAGCAAGATTGTTTTGTTAAAAAGACCGGGTTGGATTGATATTTTAATTCCGTTCAATTCGAGCCAGAATACTGATGGCTACACCCGACTTTATATTGATCATCAACAAATTCACCAAACCTCTGCATTCAAAAAAGATCCGCTTCCTAGCTTGAGAATGGCTATTAACGCAATCGAGTACCACAGCCACAGCGATAACTCAGATGGTTTTCTAAGAGTTTGGGCTGGACGGCAGAGATATGATTTGGGAGAAGATGGCTCACTCTCCGCAGCGGAACTTGACTGGTTGGCATATGAACTCAGTCAGTGGTTGGGATTGCCAGTTTACCGAACTTAA
- a CDS encoding serine/threonine-protein kinase, protein MLSVTGFFFPDTVRLSAHAEACHLTPVTCYMDRLVESIHQELLPELQIESLDPHNPVVVHHVPPPWQLLGTGNYAAVFYHPDYPDVVVKIYAPGRPGFEEEWEVYQRLGSHPSFSECLYAGKDFLVLKRLRGITLYDCMHLGKRIPKRVIQDIDQALAYARSRGLYPHDVHGRNVMMFEGRGLVVDISDFLQEETCLKWDNLKRTYYWLYLPILSPLRLRVPYFLLDLVRWSYRFYCHLTERRSHSHPFKPNLIRR, encoded by the coding sequence GTGCTTTCTGTCACGGGCTTTTTCTTCCCTGACACCGTTCGGCTGAGCGCTCACGCCGAAGCCTGTCACCTCACACCTGTCACCTGCTATATGGATCGGCTAGTCGAGAGTATCCATCAAGAACTCCTTCCTGAGCTTCAGATTGAGAGCCTTGATCCCCATAATCCAGTCGTTGTTCATCACGTTCCACCTCCCTGGCAATTACTGGGAACAGGAAACTATGCCGCCGTGTTTTATCACCCCGATTACCCGGATGTAGTTGTGAAAATTTATGCACCCGGTCGTCCCGGTTTTGAGGAAGAATGGGAGGTTTACCAGCGCTTGGGATCTCACCCTTCATTCTCTGAGTGTTTGTACGCTGGAAAAGATTTCCTGGTGCTGAAGCGGCTACGAGGTATTACCCTCTACGACTGTATGCATCTGGGTAAGCGTATCCCCAAGCGGGTGATCCAGGACATTGACCAGGCTCTGGCATATGCACGCAGTCGTGGACTCTATCCCCATGATGTTCATGGTCGCAACGTGATGATGTTTGAAGGCAGGGGGTTGGTTGTGGATATATCAGACTTTCTCCAGGAGGAAACCTGCCTGAAGTGGGATAACTTGAAGCGAACGTATTACTGGCTATACCTTCCGATTCTTTCTCCGCTGAGACTGCGCGTGCCCTACTTTCTCCTGGATCTGGTTCGTTGGAGCTATCGTTTCTACTGCCATTTAACTGAACGACGATCGCACTCCCACCCGTTTAAACCTAATCTAATCAGGCGCTAA